ACACATGACATTTTGGCAAAGTTTTCCATATCTTAACATCCCACTATTGGTCTCTCATTAAACCCCTGTAGCGCTATAATAATTTCATGAGTAATTGACTGATGCTCCACATGAACATCTACATATTCTCCAACCTCTGTACCTGTGACATTAAGGACTGTGGCTGTGATGCATTACACCTAAGTGAATAATACAGATATATCATCTCTAAAGCAGTTATATGTGTATTGTTTATGACTTCTCACGTCCATATTGAATATGTTTTATACTCTTTGATATCGCTGCTCTCCATCAGTGGCCTGTTCTTTCTCTGTTACTCTCCTATAGCCACCATCAGCATTGCGTGTCCATCACTGGTAAATCACTGGTGTCATAAACCAACCAACGCAGGATTATGCATTTGTATTGGGAGAGGTAAGAAGTCAGTTACTGCAATCTACTAAAATCTAGGTGATGTCATTTAAGTCAGTGAgggtttatttattaaattttacGGTGCACACTGGGAGTGGGCCAAAAACTACACCTGTGCAAAATAAAGCCTGAGAGACACAGAAATGCACCGCCTTAAATTTACAgtgggttatttttttttaacactctgtGCAGAGCTattgtgtttgagtgtgtgagtgtgtctttCTTACTGTAGGACTTTTATTTGCTCTTTTCTTGCCAAACAGCTCATTTAAGGGAGACTCTGATTTGAATGTCTTCTGTGCTCGAGGCTGGAAGAGAGGTACAAGTCAATAAAACTGATATGTTGTGAAATGTTTCACCACTAGGTGTCAGTAGAGTGCAGTCATCTGGGATCTGTTTTCTTACCCCTCCCAATTCAACTGCATAGTCCTAGCACAGAGATGCAGCTGGTGTGTTTCTATTACTGTGGGGACCAGATCCAAATGCACACTGAAGTTTTCCCACATCCGTGGAAGGCTCGTCTTTTTTAAACTGTCTTTGAAGTGGAAGTAACTTTGCTGGACTCTGAAACCCAGTGAATGAACTTTCAtataatgtgaaaaaataatgaaactgtTTGTCAGAGGGAAAGTGGGATTTTATTATGACACATAAACCTAACATTTAACCTGGGCTACACTAGCCAGCTATTGTCAGCTGTCCAGAGACATCCAGAGATCGTCTTCCTCAAAGTCAAAAATTTGAAATGGGGACAGCTTTAATGTGTCAGTCTGTGAGTAAAAACATTATGTCATTGCAACATGCCAAAGtgcaacaataacatttttttcatatatcaTTTAGCATGTGAACTATAAGCTGAAAaaactttaaagtaaaaaaaagagaagagttTAAGCTCTTTATCTTTATCAGTGACGTACAACAATGCATCTTTACATCTGttatatctgttacagtttatTTTCCTACAGGTGTGGCATTTGGCCCAATCTCAAGTCGACCCTCTGATTAAGagttagttttttcttttgtgtttatttaagtGTCATGGTTccgggtcattttgacccagcattttgagttctcatgttttggtttgattttgcATCATTTTTGGTATTCTTCTGTATTACAATTTATGTTCTGACTCTTGTGCTTTGTCAATTATTATTAGAATTCTATGTTTAAGTTTATTCTGGTTAAGGGtttagttcttaggttttgttctGGTGCCCTCGTGTTTCCTGTTTGGTTCAGTATCTAATCTGCATCTTTGTGTAGTTGTTTCTTGTTTACCGTTTTATTGTGAAGCTCcgtgtctcatgtgagtgtattCAATTTTGCTTCCTATGTCTCATCATGTCAATTACTTCCAgatgtgttccccacctgtgcaTTTAAGTCGTGTCTTCTGTTATACTAGTCGCTGGTCCGTCTGTTAACCTCCTGTGTATTCTTCGTGTGTTTTCCCTGCCGTCCACCTTCCTATGCCTCCATTCATCCTCCGTCATGTTCGTGTTCATGTTTGCTGTTTAGTAGTTTAGTTTGTCCCAGTTCAGATTATCTTTAGTTCCGTTTGCCATTGTCACCTTGTGTTTTACTTTTCAATAAACCTCCTTCGCACCTCCATGAGTGCCTGCACTTGgatcttcatttattttctccACACGGCTCATCCCATTCGCCGTGACATTAAGTTAACATTACAGCACTATAAACTGTGAGTAATGCGTTAAGTTCAAGTCTGCAAAAATACAGACTCACAGAAAAATATTCAGGAGAATTTTATGAGGCCTCAGGTTGTCCTCTGGGACAACATTCAGCCTCCATGTCTGGGCAGGGACACTGGGATTAGACCTTTTACTATCATTGATAAAAGTTATATATTACAAACAATTCTCTTATAAAGCATAACTGCAACATGTATATATCATACTTCGCAGCACCAGTTTAACTAAACATGTGAAGATTTCTCTGGAGTTTTCAGTCAGGTCTCTTCTCTCAACCTTCCTGTTTCCACTACAGCTGCTCTTTTTTAGATTGTAGAAATCACATTCAGGCCTTTTACATTTGAATACCTCTGATTTTAACAGCAACCTCAAActtacagagagagaaaaaaacaacaaggaaacaaaaaacttcATCATCAAAAATTGTTACGTTCATGGATCTGTAACAATGTTACCTGATTTATTACTCAGTGTAAAAACCCACAAAGTACTCATTCATTTACTAATTGAAAAATAGTCCTTATTTTCATGAGTTCACTCCAGCTAAGcgaatgaaataaacaaaattgtCAATATTGGCAAGATGTAAATGTTCTATAGtcaaataatattattaaataaGAAAAGGAGCTgaacaaggcaaaaaaaaaccctgataaACCTGCatgtttccatatttttttttttaaatatgtatctCTTGCATTGTATTACTTTTTCTATACCTGCCTACATGGATGTATCGTTTTCAACCAAATAGCTTTTCTATTACATGTAACACGCAAAAACATGACTTAAACCACAGAACACATAAAAccctttaaaatattacattgaAGAAAGCTGAaagctacaaaaacaaaaatagacaaacatgacaaaacaggagaaaacacaaGTCAAAAACTAAGATCACAACAGTAACTATGGCAACACCAGCACAAACTTTACCCATCACCTGCTCTACTTACTACAGTTAGGTCTCTGTGACTTTGTCTGCTCCTCTAAAGTGACAGTAAAGTTAAAGTGTCAGATACGAGGCCATCCAGCATGTATTGCAACTGCACTCCCTTGAAAACAATGATCCAGTTTTATATCAGGTGAGGTTTGGGATTGTTATTTATGGCTGTTACAGTTATCAAACAGTAGAAGTAGAAACAGGACATAAACAGTACAATGTTTTCTTGTCCACCCTGACCTCCTCAAGCAGATCTCTGGCTCTCCTCACTTTCTTCTTTACCATTTGTGTAAGTCAGCAGATGTTGCTGTCTCAATGAAACAGAACTATGGGTCCTAATAAACTGCAAACAGACAAAGCCTGTGCAGTGATGTCCACAGAAGAACAGTGTCTAAAGTGTTGAAAGAGacgctgcaaaacaaaacaagagactAGAGCCTATCAGGAAAACTAGTGAGTGGACCTCTAATTAAAAAATTTCTACCAAACTACAACTGCAGCTGAACAAATGAGCTGTTGGTGGAACTTTACACTCTGAAATATTGAAAGATGTAAAGGATGAGacagctcagcacagcatgTTATTAACTTCACACATGAAGTGGTTCAGTCCAGTCAGACTTCAGTTTTGCAGCCACCGTCCACATCCTGCTTCTTCATCCGGTCGTCATGGTAACTCTGGACCTTCCTCCAACGAATCCTGAAGTCTGTCAGTCCTTCTGACAGCATGAGGCCTGACAGCTGGACAAAATGTGCAgatgatgaaaaacatgaagcatagTTTGAACTTGTGTCAAGTTTGTGTTGGTGACTGAACTGCTGACCTgctgtgaaacctgctgctggatctctgtgctgtgcatgtctgcctctgactgaagcttcattttcaccactgtttgctttgtcactgctaaaaatgaaccacatataaaaacacagacattaGTGTTTTACATGATGACAGGATCTCACAGTGTTTGCATTCTGGACCTCacctgtgaaacagaaaaaagagatTTTGCTGCCACAGTTGCCATCATCCCATTTCCCTGACATTAAATTCATTGTTCCACAGTATTCAACTGAATTTGGGTTATCAGGCTGACCAGAGATCCAGTTAGTGAATGTGGAGGTTGTGTTGTCAGACCAGGAGGCCCAGGGATCCCTGTAGAGACCAATCCACACATACTGAACCCCTGATCCATTCAAAGTGAGCGTGATGTTGGATTTCTCCTCTTTGCTTCTTATACTGGTCAGGTCTGTGTGGTATGTCCTGCAGTACGACTGAGCCGCTGACCAGGAGCGGCTCTCCTTCACTAAGATGTAACTTGTACTGCTGGCTGCGAAAGGTTAAAGAAAGGATGAATTTTGAAGCACACATTATGAAGCTCATAAAATTGTAGGGATAACTAGGGCAACAAATCTCTTTTCCTACCATTGTAACACAGGAAAGGGTAAGAATCTCCACAGGGTCTATCATTTATCTGTGTTTGTCCCTGAAGAGCCACACAGTATTCCTTTGCTTTAGCACAGTCTGGTTGGCCGTTAGCCCAGATCAAAAATTCATGTTTACTGCCAACATAAAAAAGTTTTCCCTCCATGGACCACTTCCAGCTATAAGGATCACTATAGAGACCTGTCCAAGCCCCAGTATTGATCCTTGGTGTCATTGAGAAAAGCAGTTGGTTGATGTTGCTGTTGTAGATGGTGACCAAGTCAGTGAAGTGTTCTCTGCAGTAACTCTGAGCTTCGGTCCAGGTCTTCAGCTGGTTCACAAagtggtattctctggagtgGGGAGGAAGAGTGGAAAGTCCTCCTGAGAAAAATGAATGTTGAGTTTGTATTGTTAGACGAATAACTGAAAATAGTGAAAAAATTTAAACTACTGAAATAGTCACACTATGTGGAGGCTATCCAGAGGCTAGAAGTAACAAAgtctaaatatttttttttcataatacttaagtagaattttctggtattttaattctacatgttacatttttacatagaTTTCTCTCCTTTTAGTTTGTATTTGGTTCAACACATTTGGGGGAAGTTTCACATCACTATGTGACGTTAAACATGAAAGTTCTTTGAGTCTAAATGGAGGGAATAATAACACATAAAAGAAAGTCCTGCTGGTGAAGgagttatattttaaaatttatttttctcttctctgtaGTCAAACCACAATACAACTGTTCGATGTTTTGGGATCCTTTAGGATCCTCACACCCTCTGCTTGTCTCCGCTGGTTTGCTATCTTACCCACAGAATTTTTCAGATTCTGGTAAGTAGCCTTGGACAGTTCTTATAAACTTTGTAATGTACTCCATATACTACAccactgttttgattttgttatttttcaataCCTGCTTGGTTAACATTTATATtcagaggtgggtagtaacgagTTACATTTACTCcattacatttacttgagtaagtttttgaaaaaaatgtacttttaaagtaccttttttgcacgatactttttacttttacttgagtacatttgtgaagaagaaacggtacttttactccactacatttgcaaaattcgactcgttatttttaaaaaaaaaataattagtttaacacattagatAACATGCCGCCAGTGGAGTTTCCGGTAACTTTTTTACCAATCAGatgcagtcacatgaccagtttgAAACTGTGGCGGGCAGAGCAGCCCAAGTGTTTCAAAGTAGCGGACAcacggaaagaagaaaaacatgaaaacatgacagAGCCAATTGTCTACGCTAGAGCTGAAGAGGATGAACAGCAttttcctcacatacaaagaatgTTTCGCTTAAAAGGAGTGCAAAAGAACAGCTATGTCTTTAGTGTCGGTGTCTTCAGGGagagccaaaacaaaccaactttTCAGCGTGAAACAACTGAACTCGTGTAACCCGAGGAAACAGTAAGTTTtctctaaatatctttttagctgtggttagctggatgtcagtcttatggtacagcagctgtgtcgagCTGCGAGTCATATTTTCGGCGCTACGTTGTAGTGAGATAAGTTTGTGGGTGTTTGTGCAGCTTCGGCTGTGCTTTTAACTGCACGCTGGTTAGCTAGCGTGAGCTATAAGCTAACAGCTAACCTGGTTAATGACGCTAGAGTTCCACGCACATGCAAACAGCTCGTCTCTACTGCTTTAACTGTCAAAACAGAAGGAAATACTTCGGGTGACAggatttattatgtgaaacagcagcttgtttagtTTAAACAGTCTGCATTAAGCTGGGCAAACAGTGCGATGTTTTTCAGTCGcattattcagctcctgctcacaCTGAATgagcaggggttagaagttcataggtcacaaTACAGGGTCTTACActatgcgacctgagtgctcaaactgtgcgtccataacataagataagataactctttattgtcattgcacagtcatacatagtacagtcgtacaatgaaattggaaaactgtcctacgtcggtactacatataacacaacacgacacgatacgatatgacacatcacaacgcaacacaaacaacacaacacagtatattaacttagtaaataaaaaaagaagaagtgtatgtgtattgcacactgttattattgcacattaattattattgcaccttgttataaatataaatattattattgttattgttttaaacattgttacctcccccctaaaaaaagtccaggtaggtagccaatcaggtcagctatttgcactgatcagggctattgccctgttgtaaaaactgtccttgagtctatttgttcgggacctcagcagcctgaacctcctgccagacggcagcagcttaaacacccggtgtcctgggtgtgtaccgtcccgtaggatgctgcgtgccctcttgagacagcgagtgctgtacaggtccttcagggagggaagaggatgtccaatgatttttttgggccatattgatgaccctctggagtgcctttctgtgtgctgcggtgcagctggagaaccacacaccgatgcaatatgtcagcacactttcaatggagcagcggtagaagacggttagcagctccttcttcaggtccatttttctgaggattctcagaaagtggagacgctgttgggccttctttaaaaccgcagaggtgttagagctccattggaggtctgtgtctgtgtgcacacccagaaacttgaaactggagaccctttccacgcactccccgttgatgctgacaggctgcagctcagacttcctccttctgaagtcgactaccagttcttttgtcttggtggtcttgaggtccaggttgttatctacacaccaatctgacagcctctgaacttcagctctgtacgccgtctcatctccccctgagatgagccccaccacggtggtatcatctgtgAACTTGATGACTgtgttgtctgggtgggtactaacacagtcatgtgtgtacagagtgtacagtaggggactcagtacacagccttgtggagagccggtgttaaggctgagggctgaggaaagatgaggccccactctaactctctgtacacggtctgagaggaagtctctgatccagcggcaggtggtagaaggaagtccaACATGAAGGTTATCATACAAAATCTGTCTCtggctctccctctctctgtcttacagacacacaccaccatcaactttgctaaattactaatgaaaaacattgaccaggcTGCTGTAATTGAGCAGCAATAtccatccaactcttttcatggttgttgtagttgtgataattttgtgaggccacattgaaAAGCCTCGGATAcagaagcgtagagctgccacccaggcaaaagaaaaatagagcgaTATCACGTTATAGcgtgaaaagtatattgttctaacaatatacttttaatgtttgtacaatatactatcatgtttgaacaatatcacgttattacaatatacataattatcacgttcgtacaatataaatattatattgttcaaacgtgaaaggTATATTGTACGAAcatgaaaaaaggaaataaaataaaaaacatattaaacagGACACTATGCTCTGATACACTGATCCAGACCCTTCAGTCTCTAAGCTGGTGAACAGTCATGAGCAAAAGCCGATGCTTTAtagtgaatcagaagagtcgACTCCCATCGAGTGAGAGCCGGTTcctcacttttttttaacaaggtTTGTTGTGTTGCCACAGTATTTACCTGTTTAATCAAATTGGATATTGAGATTTTCATATGGGAATTGATACTGCTGGTAATGGCAGTATCAATATATCAGGATCGCTCTGCACATCACTACCCCTCAGTCAATGAGACCTTAGGCAGCGGTGAGGAAGAGTatcgcaaaaacacataaatatgactGACACCCGTAAatgaagcagcatctggctgcagtttaaagaagaAGCAGATACTCACTAAAAGGATAAACCGAATCGGCCCATTCAACCGGAGGCATTTGATTTTCATCAATGTCAACCTCCCGATCTCGGCTTCTCTTGGCACTCCCCTTCATATTAGCTCCAGTTATCTCTAGCctaaattttgttttcattttcaaagtTGTCTTGTTTTTCTAGTAAAAGAGAAATAAACTCTTTAtattagggatgcaacgatacctattttttcaaaccgatccgataccgatacttagatctgagtacttgccgataccgagtacaaaatccgatacttctaccacacacaagttaaacttaaccagtagtaaagaaacgaccccagacaactctttaacacaaacgaaacgtttactgaacgtgagggcagagacaaatactgtacaacacatccctttttaaactcaaatgatattccaattccttaaccaaatgaaatacactgtataaatgaaataattccctttcaaattatattaaacaacccaacttatgttatcaccttttggtaagtgactcactaatatacactccaaaacacgttatataactccactaaacatacaattcacacatgggccccacacacactcacattcacacttgttgcaggcctgtttgctgctcacgccggacgatggagaaaatcctcttctccccagtaagagcacaaaagtctgacttacagttccgttgctcggtaggtcgccgttcaccagtcccacactaaatccactccctgcggacccgatgctgtctctgctacagcgcgttagcccgtcactgtccagctctccgacagtccatagcggctgccgccgtggcgcagccaagcagtccggctagcctttagcctcgacggtcttagctggaaacacagattTCCACGGTGGTGCTACCGTTGAaacaaaagtcacttcacccacactctgttgcgaagctcccacacggttagctttctagtcacacactctttgtgtgctagttaacctcagtaaaactagccgagtctctcactttggctcagctaacctcgtgcatctctccatgccgttctcttctcctcctccattgcaacagatacacaagtCCCGTTatatgctaccttcacgggcctccagaaaattagaactctgaacaatattttaactcccttcagagttacataccatacaataatactttatgattaacataacagtttgattgctctaattaattacctgtatttaccttgtgacatattacagggcaaattaaattcagggtacagttacatcacataactgtgaacaccttatgttaccgtggcgttcaagtccatgggaattatgagtatctactcccaaattcccatccgggctacattagtatcggttcatggtatcggttaacttttacgagtacgagtacgcgcgcattttacagtatcggcccgatacccgataccagtatcggtatcggtgcatccctacttTATATACACTGTCATTCGTGTTAGGTCTGCTTCTCGGTCCTGTATCTGTGAGAACATCGTTTCATGACACTCAGTGTGTTTATAGGCTATGTTAAGATATTAAGATCACTGACCTGAGAGCAGCAGGATGAGCAGTAAACAGGTTTCTTCCATTCTTTGCTTCTGTATAACAAATATagttattatgattattattgtaCTCTAATTACCATCGAAGGTGTTTATCATTTAAGGTTTCTTATCTCCAGTCTAATAAGTTGCTAAGTATATAGTTTATATGCATATCCAAAATAATTATATTcaatactttttaaatatttaagtaaTAAGTACTATCACCCATCTTTATCGTGTAACATTTCTTATCTCCAGTCTAATAAGTTACTTAGTATCCAAAATAATTATATCCTTTTTTTACCCtacttttaatatttcaaatcTATTATCTCTTTAAATAATGGGttaaatctttaaaataaaatgatcaaaaataaataaataaataaaaaaaataaaaataaaaaaataaaaaaataatgggttaaatcatcatttttaagttttagaaTAATGTTTAGAATATAAACATATACAACAATATAAGTTTAGAATCAATGATGCATATCTTACCTGACAGCTTATCTTCTCCTCTGTTGACTGAAGCTGACTTAAGAAGgtctttgtttgttcttttcatatattttactgtaaaatgAGGAAACCAGAAGGGAGTGACCTCTCTGTAGAAACACACTTTTATCTAAACTATTATTGTATGTTTTGAGCTTTGATCAAATGCAAAACCAGTTTATCACCTTACATTCTCTAATTGGAGATCTTGCAAAAAAAATTGCTGAATATGAAAATGTTTCAATTTAATGCTTCAAACTGAATACTGTATATGTAAATGTCTTCAAGTGGTCCTATTTGTAATTTACAAAAAAGTAGCAAGTGGACTTTCAGATATGTTCTACAGAACCTGTGAGGCAACAGCTTTTTCCTATACACTCATCAAACGTCTTTGCAGTGGCATCAAAGtgttaaacttttatttaacaTGTTTCAAGGCATTTATAATGCTCATGTTTCAAAgacttttatttacaaaaaacaactacatgcaGCTGGAAGTGCAGGAAGTGCTGGAAGTCACTCCCACAACTAAATATTATGGTATTTTTGGCCATATGACCATAcctgtgctttttaaaaaccaGGAATTCTGTAAATGACGTGCCTTGATGcttaaagaaacacacacaaggtTACGCTAAAATGATTCTGCTTCACCAACATGCAAACCATTAGGAAAATCAAGCTGttaataagtttaaaaaaacaaagcaaataagcTCAGGCATGGTTCTAGGAACAGGCGTAGTTGTTAGTAGAATCAAGTGGGGAAGGATTGTAGAGTGCTTGTCATTTGTCTCCATGCTTCAGGACACTGTATAGTTTGTCAGTGAATCTCAGGGATGGGAATGCTTAAGCttctaagataagataagataagataagataagataaggtaaccattattagtcccacacatgggaaatttgttttgccacagcaggaagtggacagtgcaaaggttatatagcaaaaaatagaatacaataagaataaaatactgtacaaaactgcacagaa
The sequence above is a segment of the Oreochromis aureus strain Israel breed Guangdong linkage group 3, ZZ_aureus, whole genome shotgun sequence genome. Coding sequences within it:
- the LOC120434574 gene encoding macrophage mannose receptor 1-like — encoded protein: MTPRINTGAWTGLYSDPYSWKWSMEGKLFYVGSKHEFLIWANGQPDCAKAKEYCVALQGQTQINDRPCGDSYPFLCYNASSTSYILVKESRSWSAAQSYCRTYHTDLTSIRSKEEKSNITLTLNGSGVQYVWIGLYRDPWASWSDNTTSTFTNWISGQPDNPNSVEYCGTMNLMSGKWDDGNCGSKISFFCFTGEVQNANTVRSCHHVKH